One window of Dermacentor andersoni chromosome 7, qqDerAnde1_hic_scaffold, whole genome shotgun sequence genomic DNA carries:
- the LOC126534940 gene encoding ipis-1-like, whose protein sequence is MAGPLLQFPLDMYQRMRQEGGNVLLSPWYLACMLVTMYHGSGGSTRRQIARVLHTDDDGAIVERFNGHASRLFCRDYHKPRHTHSGLSVTSYAGLYHDARVNLSREFKDPLSNLDTHFHVYDFAESPEQSRLALDGFLRALTGFSFRRDVFSGDSVDLDTFVVLASVFSFGSRWFAAGGARGSTGRFYSEQAGDRRAGEEVPTLSMTGTFRYAQFGEGDAFAGVVVDLPYQEPRRSLAIFIPAADSSLVELEKALTASTILTCLGRLQQQGPVKVTLPRMKVKCLTDLKHYLQPMGVTDAFNGAADFVNMARIVGLRVSAAKHLAVFRAGYKGPKIPTAAALAEKTACSASGKSVFKITIDRPFMFLVLARDPDTVLMLGSFTHTL, encoded by the exons ATGGCCGGTCCGCTGCTGCAGTTCCCGCTCGACATGTACCAACGCATGCGCCAGGAAGGCGGCAACGTGCTGCTGTCCCCTTGGTACCTGGCCTGCATGCTGGTCACCATGTACCACGGCTCGGGTGGCTCGACGCGCCGCCAGATCGCGCGAGTGCTCCACACGGATGACGACGGCGCGATCGTAGAGCGCTTCAACGGCCACGCCAGCCGCCTGTTCTGCCGGGACTACCACAAGCCACGACACACCCACTCAG GTCTCAGCGTGACGTCTTACGCCGGCCTCTACCACGATGCGCGGGTCAACCTGTCGAGAGAGTTCAAGGACCCACTTTCGAACCTAGACACACACTTCCACGTCTACGATTTCGCAGAGAGCCCCGAGCAGAGCCGCCTGGCTCTCGACGGCTTCTTACGAGCTCTCACGGGCTTCTCGTTCAGACGAGACGTCTTCAGCGGTGACAGCGTGGACCTTGACACGTTCGTGGTCCTGGCCAGCGTCTTCAGCTTCGGCTCGCGCTGGTTCGCTGCAGGAGGTGCACGCGGATCTACGGGCCGGTTCTACTCCGAGCAAGCCGGTGACAGGCGAGCTGGCGAGGAAGTGCCTACACTGTCCATGACGGGCACCTTCCGATATGCCCAATTCGGCGAAGGCGACGCGTTTGCCGGGGTCGTGGTGGACCTGCCTTACCAGGAACCACGACGGTCACTCGCCATCTTTATCCCGGCGGCCGACTCGAGCCTCGTCGAATTGGAGAAGGCCCTAACCGCATCCACGATACTGACGTGTCTGGGACGTCTGCAGCAGCAGGGCCCAGTGAAGGTCACGCTGCCCCGGATGAAGGTGAAGTGCCTCACTGACCTCAAGCACTACCTGCAACCGATGGGGGTGACGGACGCGTTCAACGGTGCCGCGGACTTTGTAAACATGGCGCGCATTGTGGGTCTCAGGGTGTCGGCGGCGAAGCACCTCGCGGTTTTCAGGGCGGGATACAAGGGTCCAAAGATCCCCACGGCTGCAGCCTTAGCGGAGAAGACCGCGTGCTCGGCCAGCGGCAAGAGCGTGTTCAAGATAACGATTGATCGGCCGTTCATGTTCCTGGTGCTCGCCCGCGATCCAGACACCGTGCTTATGCTTGGTTCGTTTACGCACACTCTCTAA